From the genome of Natronolimnobius baerhuensis:
CGAGTGGGACGTAGACGACGCCGTCTTCGACCGCCAGATCCCAGTGTTGGTTGCCGACCCGATGGCCGAGTTCGACTGCGGCCTCGAGTACCTGTGGCGTCGCCTCGGGCAGCGTCACGGCAAGCGCCTCGCGTGGCTCGAACGCGATGACGATCATTCGGTCGTCGGTGACGAGCAACACGTCGCCCGCGGAGACGGCCGCGCTGTCGACGACGACGCCGACCTCGGTTCCCATATCGGTCGTTTCACGAAAGCGCGAGCGTCTGCGCCGGTTGACATCGAGAACAACGCGCTCGAGCGTGCCTGCATCGGCGTGTGCAGCACGTAACGCGGCGAGTTCGTCGTCGGCGTGGACGTTGCCGACGATGCCGTCGATTCGCTCCATCAGTATCGCCGGTCGGCAGGTGCGCCGACCCCCAGTATCTGTTGTCGTGTTTCGTCCCAGGCCTGTCGCATCGCCTCGGTAACGTCCGCTTCTCGATGCCCGAGTATGCGAACAATCGCGCCCGACTCGTAGGGCAACGTGGAGACACCGCCATGGACGGCGTCACACGCCTCGAGACACTCGGCGATAGCGTCAGTGAGCGCCTCGAGGTCGATCCCGTCGCTGGATTCGGTGTCATCCGTCTCGGCTTCGACACGCTCGGCGGGTTCGTCAGCATCGACACCCGGTGTGAAGACATACAGCGAGCCGACAACGCCGTACTCACCGACGGTCGCCGGGTCGCGCGGGTCGCGTTCTGCCGGGCGGAGATCAACCGCATCAGCACAGATGAGTCGCCCGTCGTGGTCGGCCTCGACGCGTGCGTGATAGTGGTCGAAGCTAAACGGATCGTGATCGGACAGTCCGCTCGGAACGAGCACGTCGGCGACGACAGCAACAGCGCCGTCTTCGAGGTCGACGGCCACCGTCTGCAAGCACCGAGCATCCTCGTTGACGATGGTCGGACCCGGCATGTACTCGAGGTAGCCACCCGCAGACACCGACAGCGAAGCGTCCAAATGGGCGTAGTTCGCGCGCATACTGTGGACTTTCGTCGCACTTTGGGTCGTCACGTGTGCGCGTGCGCCTGCTCGAGCATCGATTCGCATCCGGTGGCGATCACCCTGTGCGACGCCGCCTGTCGGTTCTTGGGCGACGAGCGTCGTGAGTCCCGGCGCTGGATCGGTCTCGAGCGTCCCGGTGTGATGGTAAGGCACTTTCGCCCGGTCGCGAACGAGTCTCGTCGGCCCGTCACCGGCGCGGGCAAACGTCGCCTCGAGGAGTCCGTTCTTTCCGGGACCGCCAGCGGGAGCCTGTGCAAGGGACTCTGCGGCGTAGTCGTCGAACGCTGGCGGCAGGGCTGCCGGTTCGAGTGCGCCGGTCGTTTCGGCACCGCTCACGCGAACAGCACCTCCCGCTCGATATGCTCGAGGGTTTCATCGATTCCCGAGCCGTCCTTGCAGTTGGTGAAAACGAAGGGGTCGTCGCCACGAACCGTGGCTGCGTCCGCTTCGATCACGTCCAGATCGGCGTCGACGTGGGGCGCGAGGTCGGTTTTGTTGACGACCAGCAGATCGGCCTGCGTGACGCCGGGACCGCGCTTTCGCGGGATATCCTCGCCTTCCGCGACCGAGATGATGAACAGGAAGTAATCGGCGAGTTCGGGGTTGAAGGTTGCGGCGAGGTTGTCACCGCCGCTCTCGATCAAGACGACGTCAAGGTCAGGGTGGCGCTCGGTGAACTCGTCGATTGCTGCGAGGTTCATCGACGGATCTTCGCGAATGCCAGTGTGCGGACAGGCACCCGTTTCGACCCCGTCAACGAGGTCCTCGGGGAGAAGGTCGGCGAACGTCTCCCGGAATACGTCGGCATCTTCCTGGGTCATAATGTCGTTCGCGATGACGCCGACCTCGTAGCCTTCCTCGACGAGCGCCGGCACGAGATGTTTGACCAGTGCGGTCTTTCCCGAGCCGACTGGGCCGCCGAGACCGACTTTCGCGACGTCTCTGTAGCCCATCAGGAACCCCTCTCCGCGGATTCATCGGCTGCGCCAGACGGCTCGTTTCCATCGGTCTCGAGCGCTCGAGCCGTCGGATTCGGATCCGGCGTCGGCGATTCGCCCTCGAGTTGGTCGCGACTATCGGCTCGGATCGGGTCGTGGATCGTCACGAGTTTCGTGCCGTCGGGAAAGACAGGTTCGACCTGGATCATGTCGACCATTTCGGGGACGCCGCTCATCACGTCCTCGCGGGTGAGCAACTGGGTTGCGTCTGCGCGAATCTGTGAGACGGATTTACCGTCACGGGCGGCCTCGCAGGCCCAGTCGGAGATATAGGCCACCGTTTCGGGATGATTCAACTTGACGCCGCGAGACTTGCGGCGTCGAGCGAGCTCTGCAGCCATGAAGATCGTCAGTCGTTCGGATTCTTTGGGTGAGAGATTCATAGTGTGTATCGCTGTGCGAGCGCGACGCGCTCGGCTGGGTCGCATGTCGCTGGTTCGCCGTCGATCGACACCTCGAACGTCTGCGAGTCGACATCGACGGACGGGCTGTACGTGTTGTGAACGAGGTCATCGGTCGAGAGCGACCGCGTATTTGCGACGGGAAGCGTCATCGAGGAGAGACCGTACGCGTCGCCGATGTCCGCGTCGTAGGCCTGCTGGCTGACGAACTGGACGCTCGTTGCATGCTTTGCTGAGCCGAAGGCACCGTACTGAGGCCGTTGCATCATCGGCTCGCAGGTCATCAACGAGGCGTTTGCCTCGCCCATCGAGGCGTACGCGGGGAAGCCACCTTTGATGACGACCTCGGGTTGCAGCCCGAAGAAGGCCGGCTTCCAGAGTACGATATCTGCGAGTTTCCCCGGCTCGAGGCTGCCGACGTAGGTGTCGATTCCCGCCGTGATCGCCGGGTTGATCGTGTACTTCGCCAGATAGCGCTTGATTCGGAAGTTGTCGTTGTCGCTGTCCGCATCGGGCTCGAGCGGCCCGCGCTGTTGTTTCATCTTATCCGCAGTCTGCCAGGTTCGGGAGATCAGTTCGCCCATCCGCCCCATCGCCTGGGAGTCAGTCGTCATCATCGCGATTGCGCCCTTGTCGTGGAGTACGTCTTCTGCGGCAATCGTTTCGGCACGAATGCGTGACTCGGCAAACGCGACATCCTCCGGTACGTCCGGGTTCAGGTGATGACAGACCATCACCATGTCCAGGTGCTCGTCGAAGGTGTTCTCCGTGTAGGGCATCGACGGGTTCGTCGACGAGGGCAGCATATGCTTCTTCCCGACCAACTCGAGTACGTCGGGTGCGTGACCGCCCCCAGCGCCCTCGATGTGGAACGCATGGATCGTCCGGCCGTCGATGGCGTCGAACGTGTGCTCGACGAAGCCGGACTCGTTCAGCGTGTCCGTGTGAATCGCCACCTGCACACCGGTCTCGTCGGCGACCTCGAGACAGGTGTCGATGACGGCCGGCGTGGCACCCCAGTCCTCGTGGATCTTCAGTGCAACCGCGCCGGCGTCGACTTGCTCGTGGATGACTGCGGGTTTCGAGGAGTTGCCCTTGCCGTAGAAGCCGAAGTTAATTGGCCAGGCCTCAGCCGCTTTCATCATCAGTTTCAGGTTTCGCGCGCCGCTCGTGATGATGCCGACCGTCGATGGGCCGACGCCGCCGCCGAACATCGTCGTTATGCCCGATGCGATGGCGTGAGTCGGCAACTGTGCGGAGTTGAAGTGAACGTGAGCGTCGATACCACCCGCGGTCGCGATCAGTCCCTCCGCGGAGATAACCTCGGTGTTCGCGCTGACGATCAACTCGTCGTCGACATCGTTCATCGTCTCTGGATTGCCGGCGTTACCAACGCCCGCGATGTAGCCGTCTTTGATGCCGATGTCGGCTTTCTGAATTCCGAGGACTGGATCGAGAATGGTCAGGTTCGTCAGCACCCAGTCAAGCGCACCCTCCTCGGCCGTAAATCCCGGCTTGAGTCCGAGGCCGTCGCGAAGCGTCTTTCCGCCACCAAAAACGGCTTCGTCTCCGCGAGCAATCTGATCGTGCTCGATTTCCGCGATCAGCGACGTGTCCGCAAGCCTGACCTGATCGCCCGTCGTCGGCCCGTACAGGTCGGCGTACTCGCCAGCCTCGAGATCGCGTGTCATAGCAAGTACCGCTGGGCCAGTGGAATTTCGTCGGCTGGATCGCAGGTGACGTGTTCGCCGTCAACTTCAACCTCGAAGGTCTGTGCGTCGATGTCGATGTCGTCTGGACAGTGATCGTTATGCAACATATCTGATTTCTCGACGGATCGCGTTCCGGAAACCGGTTCGACGGGCGTTTTCAGGTCGTAGGCCTCGCCGACGCCGTTCTCGGCGGCAGCCTCGCTGACGAACGTCACGGAGAGACCGTGTTTCGCTCGCCCCTGCGCGCCGGCGCGTTCCCGTCCTTTCACCGGTTCGCAG
Proteins encoded in this window:
- the ureE gene encoding urease accessory protein UreE, producing the protein MERIDGIVGNVHADDELAALRAAHADAGTLERVVLDVNRRRRSRFRETTDMGTEVGVVVDSAAVSAGDVLLVTDDRMIVIAFEPREALAVTLPEATPQVLEAAVELGHRVGNQHWDLAVEDGVVYVPLAADRHIVERVVADVIPGATVEGVTVDAERFVSDTAETPEHDHTHGSEAGHDHAHEDGHTHGHGTDHAHDGPHEGSHGEAGDTQTHTHDHGHDHDHTHNHDH
- a CDS encoding urease accessory protein UreD; the protein is MSGAETTGALEPAALPPAFDDYAAESLAQAPAGGPGKNGLLEATFARAGDGPTRLVRDRAKVPYHHTGTLETDPAPGLTTLVAQEPTGGVAQGDRHRMRIDARAGARAHVTTQSATKVHSMRANYAHLDASLSVSAGGYLEYMPGPTIVNEDARCLQTVAVDLEDGAVAVVADVLVPSGLSDHDPFSFDHYHARVEADHDGRLICADAVDLRPAERDPRDPATVGEYGVVGSLYVFTPGVDADEPAERVEAETDDTESSDGIDLEALTDAIAECLEACDAVHGGVSTLPYESGAIVRILGHREADVTEAMRQAWDETRQQILGVGAPADRRY
- the ureG gene encoding urease accessory protein UreG — encoded protein: MGYRDVAKVGLGGPVGSGKTALVKHLVPALVEEGYEVGVIANDIMTQEDADVFRETFADLLPEDLVDGVETGACPHTGIREDPSMNLAAIDEFTERHPDLDVVLIESGGDNLAATFNPELADYFLFIISVAEGEDIPRKRGPGVTQADLLVVNKTDLAPHVDADLDVIEADAATVRGDDPFVFTNCKDGSGIDETLEHIEREVLFA
- a CDS encoding urease subunit gamma: MNLSPKESERLTIFMAAELARRRKSRGVKLNHPETVAYISDWACEAARDGKSVSQIRADATQLLTREDVMSGVPEMVDMIQVEPVFPDGTKLVTIHDPIRADSRDQLEGESPTPDPNPTARALETDGNEPSGAADESAERGS
- the ureC gene encoding urease subunit alpha, with the protein product MTRDLEAGEYADLYGPTTGDQVRLADTSLIAEIEHDQIARGDEAVFGGGKTLRDGLGLKPGFTAEEGALDWVLTNLTILDPVLGIQKADIGIKDGYIAGVGNAGNPETMNDVDDELIVSANTEVISAEGLIATAGGIDAHVHFNSAQLPTHAIASGITTMFGGGVGPSTVGIITSGARNLKLMMKAAEAWPINFGFYGKGNSSKPAVIHEQVDAGAVALKIHEDWGATPAVIDTCLEVADETGVQVAIHTDTLNESGFVEHTFDAIDGRTIHAFHIEGAGGGHAPDVLELVGKKHMLPSSTNPSMPYTENTFDEHLDMVMVCHHLNPDVPEDVAFAESRIRAETIAAEDVLHDKGAIAMMTTDSQAMGRMGELISRTWQTADKMKQQRGPLEPDADSDNDNFRIKRYLAKYTINPAITAGIDTYVGSLEPGKLADIVLWKPAFFGLQPEVVIKGGFPAYASMGEANASLMTCEPMMQRPQYGAFGSAKHATSVQFVSQQAYDADIGDAYGLSSMTLPVANTRSLSTDDLVHNTYSPSVDVDSQTFEVSIDGEPATCDPAERVALAQRYTL